The following are from one region of the Vitis riparia cultivar Riparia Gloire de Montpellier isolate 1030 chromosome 14, EGFV_Vit.rip_1.0, whole genome shotgun sequence genome:
- the LOC117929748 gene encoding UDP-glycosyltransferase 89A2-like: MSGCEQTPIHILAFPYPAQGHMLPLLDLAHQLLLTNPNLTLTLVVTPKNLPFLNPLLSAHPTCIETLVLEFPLHPSLPPGVENVKDIGNLGNVPIINALAKLHSPILHWFNSHASPPVAIISDFFLGWTHHLAHQLRIPRITFYSSGAFLACVSDHLWLNADALLSSPVVSFPHLPKAPSFSADHLPSVFRHYRGSDPEWRFVRDCMTANTLSWGRVFNTFGALEREYVEHLRSQMGHHRVWSVGPLVLPGGSGSLNRGNSNPDSAATDAVLGWLDGCPDGTVVYVCFGSQKLLKPNQVAALASGLEGSGGRFIWVMKAGSLPPDGFEERVGERGKVIKGWAPQVSILSHRAVGGFLSHCGWNSLMEALVCGAMILGWPMEADQYVNAMLLVDHLGAAVRVCEGDETVPDSAEVGRTIAKAMSEDFPQKRRAKELRDEALGAVLPGGTSSRDLIGLVQELVQQRQV, translated from the coding sequence ATGTCTGGTTGTGAGCAAACACCCATTCACATTCTGGCGTTCCCATACCCTGCACAAGGCCACATGCTCCCGCTGCTAGATCTAGCCCATCAGTTACTTCTCACTAACCCCAACCTAACCCTCACACTGGTCGTCACTCCCAAGAACCTACCCTTCCTCAACCCTCTCCTCTCCGCCCACCCCACTTGTATCGAAACCCTTGTCCTAGAATTTCCACTCCACCCCTCCCTCCCACCCGGGGTTGAGAACGTTAAGGACATCGGCAACCTCGGCAACGTTCCCATCATCAACGCTCTCGCCAAGCTTCACAGCCCTATTCTCCACTGGTTCAACTCCCATGCTTCACCACCTGTTGCCATCATATCTGATTTCTTCCTCGGCTGGACCCACCACCTTGCCCACCAACTCCGTATCCCCAGAATCACCTTCTACTCCTCCGGCGCTTTTCTCGCCTGTGTCTCTGACCACCTATGGCTCAACGCGGATGCACTCCTCTCTTCGCCTGTGGTTTCCTTTCCTCATCTTCCCAAAGCGCCGTCCTTCAGTGCCGACCATCTCCCTTCTGTCTTCCGTCATTACAGAGGATCCGATCCCGAGTGGCGGTTCGTGAGGGATTGTATGACTGCCAATACCTTGAGTTGGGGGCGTGTGTTTAACACGTTTGGTGCGTTGGAACGCGAGTATGTGGAACATTTGAGGAGCCAAATGGGTCACCACCGGGTCTGGAGTGTCGGGCCGCTTGTTTTGCCAGGCGGGTCTGGATCCCTGAATCGTGGAAACTCGAATCCGGATTCGGCTGCTACTGATGCTGTGCTAGGTTGGCTCGATGGTTGCCCAGATGGGACGGTTGTGTACGTCTGCTTCGGGAGTCAAAAACTGCTGAAACCCAATCAAGTAGCGGCTCTAGCATCTGGGCTGGAAGGGAGCGGAGGTCGATTCATATGGGTGATGAAAGCGGGTAGTTTGCCGCCGGATGGGTTTGAGGAGCGAGTGGGTGAGAGGGGAAAGGTGATAAAGGGATGGGCCCCCCAGGTGTCGATACTGAGTCACAGAGCAGTGGGTGGGTTCCTGAGTCACTGCGGATGGAACTCTCTGATGGAAGCCTTGGTGTGTGGAGCCATGATTCTGGGGTGGCCCATGGAGGCTGATCAGTACGTGAACGCGATGCTCTTGGTGGACCACTTGGGAGCTGCGGTGCGAGTGTGCGAAGGCGACGAGACCGTGCCTGACTCGGCTGAGGTGGGTAGGACAATTGCTAAGGCCATGAGTGAGGACTTTCCCCAGAAGAGGAGGGCCAAGGAACTGAGAGACGAGGCTTTGGGTGCAGTGCTACCCGGTGGCACCTCTTCAAGGGATTTGATTGGGCTAGTACAAGAGTTGGTCCAACAACGACAAGTTTAA